The sequence below is a genomic window from Planctomycetota bacterium.
GGATCGTCTACTTCGTGATGGTTGTCGCCGCCTGCGCCATCACGCCCGGCGACATCATCGTCGCCACGCTGGGTCTGATCATCCCCCTCATCGCCCTCTTCGAAGCCGGCATCTGGCTCGGCGAACGGGGCAGCCCGGCCTCGGCAAAGCCGTCCTAGGCCCATCGGACTTCAGTTCCACCACCCGCGCTCCGTCCACGGCGGCGGAGGTGGATATGGGCGGGCAGCGTGACGGCTGGCGGACCGTTGGGCGACAGGACGCTCATTGCGCGATCAACGACTTCGGGGGACGCGTCAGCTTCGGGAACACCCAGATCCAGAAGCCACCGTCGAGCGACCCTGCGGATTACCGGGTCGTCCGGTTTAGCGGTGAGCGCAGCGAGCCCCTCGGCCGTCGCGGCGACCTCCGAAGCCCGCTCCTCAATCAACCGCTCCGCAGCCTCTGCCGCAGCCGTCAGACTCTGCAGCGCTTCTCGAAGCCCGGGCTCCCGACCCAGCAAACGTCGCAGTCGATTACGTGCGTTCGAGACGTCGTCGTTGGTTGCGTCCTGTCGGAACTCCTGCCCGAGCTTGCGAAGGAACGCGTGCAACGCCGCCTTCGCCACACCGAGCAGCGGCCGGACCAGTCGAACGCCGGAAACCGTCGTGTCGGCGTGCATCGGTGCCAGCCCTGCGGTGCCGCTGGCAGGGCTGCCGCGGAGGAGACGCAGGCCGACGGTTTCGATGCGATCGTCGAGGTGATGACCGACGAGAACGCCGTCGAGGCCTCGCTTCTCACCGACGTCGCCGAAGACGCGCAGGCGTTCCTGTCGCCACGTCGATTCGGTCCCGCCTCCGTCGAGGTGAGCGATGTGGCAAGGCAGTCCGAGTCGTTTTGCGAGCTCATCGACGAAGGCCGCGTCCTCGTGGCTTTCATGCCGGACGGCATGGTCGACGTGCACGACGCACGCCACCTGCTCGCGGTTCTGATCAATGGCCCAGCGCAGCAGCGCGACGCTGTCGACCCCTCCGCTGACGGCGACGGCAAATCGCCCCGCCGGCAGCGGCAAGGCGTCCGGGAGCTGGGTCCCGTCCGGCACGGCTCGCCTAGGGTCGCGGCCGATGAAGGTCGTCGTCACAGGTGGAAGTGGAAATGTGGGTGGAGCAGTCGCCAGGCACCTGGCATCGTCGGGCCACGACATTCTGGTGCTCGATGTTCGTCGCCCGCGCGTCCCGCTGCCCGAGGGTATCCGGTTTCGCCTGATGGATCTGTCGGTTCGAGAGACGTTTGAGCCGATTCTCGATGACTTCAAGCCCGACGCAATCGCCCACCTCGGAGAGCTCAACAGCAATTACGCGGACCGGGAAGATCGCGTGTATGCCCGCAACGCGGCGGTTACCGGCAATGTTCTGACGACCTGTGCCGAAGTCGGTCTGAAGCGAATTGTGTACGCGAGTTCCTGCCAGGTGTACGCGCAGTTCGGCATGGCCTCGTCACTCGAATCCTCGGGGCCCGCGCGGTGGCCACTCGATGAGTCTGAGCCGGTTCGCCCGTGCACGGCCTACGGCGTTCAGAAGGTGGCGGCGGAGCTGC
It includes:
- the tilS gene encoding tRNA lysidine(34) synthetase TilS — protein: MPDGTQLPDALPLPAGRFAVAVSGGVDSVALLRWAIDQNREQVACVVHVDHAVRHESHEDAAFVDELAKRLGLPCHIAHLDGGGTESTWRQERLRVFGDVGEKRGLDGVLVGHHLDDRIETVGLRLLRGSPASGTAGLAPMHADTTVSGVRLVRPLLGVAKAALHAFLRKLGQEFRQDATNDDVSNARNRLRRLLGREPGLREALQSLTAAAEAAERLIEERASEVAATAEGLAALTAKPDDPVIRRVARRWLLDLGVPEADASPEVVDRAMSVLSPNGPPAVTLPAHIHLRRRGRSAGGGTEVRWA
- a CDS encoding NAD(P)-dependent oxidoreductase, with product MKVVVTGGSGNVGGAVARHLASSGHDILVLDVRRPRVPLPEGIRFRLMDLSVRETFEPILDDFKPDAIAHLGELNSNYADREDRVYARNAAVTGNVLTTCAEVGLKRIVYASSCQVYAQFGMASSLESSGPARWPLDESEPVRPCTAYGVQKVAAELQLHSLARRYGVYGVALRMPATNSPRRLHYHFRYKQMTSEMLTELGAWLAIDDAARAFETCLTIDWPDAWKLELEPDGGFAARNVAAKSVLRPEGGGTLQELLAERHPKMRPMPDDWPADRPLFSSELLMRETGWEPKVSVEDVIAMAEEAASK